One Aegilops tauschii subsp. strangulata cultivar AL8/78 chromosome 7, Aet v6.0, whole genome shotgun sequence genomic window carries:
- the LOC141027204 gene encoding uncharacterized protein, whose translation METPCSNADRDLFAAFTTVTIGDGKKAKFWESSWLNGLRPKDVAPKIFEISKRKACLVSKALDNNSWISQIDTSQGLSLDHIQEFAALWGMLQEVTLSLDRKDMIL comes from the coding sequence ATGGAGACGCCATGTAGCAACGCTGACAGAGATCTCTTCGCGGCGTTCACGACTGTGACCATTGGGGATGGTAAAAAGGCAAAATTCTGGGAATCGTCATGGCTTAATGGCCTTCGACCAAAAGATGTGGCACCAAAGATCTTTGAGATATCTAAAAGGAAGGCGTGTTTGGTCAGCAAAGCGCTTGATAACAACTCCTGGATTAGCCAGATTGACACCTCTCAGGGCCTCTCTTTGGACCACATCCAGGAGTTCGCCGCTCTCTGGGGGATGCTACAAGAGGTTACTCTCAGCTTGGATAGGAAGGATATGATACTTTGA